In the genome of Saprospiraceae bacterium, the window AGTATTGCTGTACTACTTTATACCGTTGAATGGTATAGATTTCATACGTAATCTGATGTCTTAGGTACCTTTTCTCATTTTCATGAAACAGATTGGCTACTGCATCTAATTGACTGAGCAGACTAGGAGTCGCTTGGAACAAATCTCTGGATTGCTCAAAGGCTGCCTGCATCTGGTTTTTTCCAATTAGCTTCTTGACGGCTGTGAGCTGCTCTTTGTAGTTATCGATTTCCATTTCGGAGGAATAATAAGGGGTTCGGAATAGTTTTTACTTTTTGAAAAGTCCAATCTTGCTCAGCGGAATCTTATAACTCCTATTTGTTGTCAACAGTATGATGTCCATGATTCTTAGGTTTTTCTCTCTGGTTTCAAAGATTAGGCGAAAGTCTCCATTATCTTCGTATTCAAGGTCAAATCCATGACCTATCTTATTCAAACTGTTGATGATTTGAAAATTACTGAAGTTAAAAAACGCTATGGTTGCCCTATCAATTTCAAAAACCCTGCGGCCGCAATTCACTTTTTCCAAGTCGCGGACTCTGTTCTTTTCAACCACCTCAAGATATCGAATCAGTCTTTGTAACACCTTGAAGTTGTTCATTGTCATTCGCCGCCTTATCCTGCATGAATCTTGCATCAACCATAACTTTCTTCCCTCTAATTCCACTTAAGCAGTTTGCTACGACCACCTTATTTTATCGATTGCAATTCAAGTCGTCTAGTTGGAATAGTAAAGTCCATAGTAACTAATGGCCGAAACGAATCCTACTACCACTAAATTCACGAGCATCAGTAGGACATTCCTATTGTAGTTTCTTACCCATACTGTTTTCCGGTAGTATATCAAATCACACATTATAAAAGCCAAGACAATGGAGACTACGATAATTAGCACGAAAACATCTGGAGAAAAATCAAGGCTTGCTGTAAGCATTAATAATGGTAAGAAAAGAACCCTTACAATTATACGCAATGCAGTAAAAATCACAAAATTGAAGCTGAGATATTTTAATGCATTGAGCCAGTACTTACTGGGATTGGCTTTGAGTTGTTCATAAATCAGCAGCTTTAGTATCACTACTAGTGCTAGGATAATGTAATCGAACATTTAATCTGTTACTTGTTTCTTATTAGAATCTGGGAGCGCCAGGGATTATCCTCTTCAAGATCGGAATCTATTTTACGATAAGCAAGCCTTTCCTCCAATTTAGCTTTTCGATCTAGTTTTATCCAGACTTTGGCCTTTATCACAATAGCTCAATCTAGACGGCCATATATCCCTGGGTCAGTATTCTCGTACGCTCTACAAATTTCCTTTCTTCCCCTCTTCCCACCACTCCTCCCCAATATTTGCTCCTTACCCCGTTTCCCCCTAATTTCCTAAAAACTGGTATCCACGGAATAGCGCTCATGGACCTCTCAAAACCCCAACAAATCCATATCACCCAATTACTTCATCGACTACTACAGGTCCCTGGCATCCGTAGAGCGGCGATCCTTGATACCTTAGCCAAACCTATCGAAGAATTCCAAACGGAAGACTGGGACTGGATCCACATCGCCCTCCTACTTCCCATAGAACCCATCGAAAACCAAATGAGCTTCCTACAATTCGTCCAAAACGTCCCGCCATAAAGCAATCCTACAGGGCTATTTGCAGGTGTTTCCCACCTGCGAACCACAACCCATTGCAGGTGTTTTCCACCTGCAATCCCCCATGCAACAATTAGCATTTTTCAATCACTAAATCACATATCATATGTCACGCGCACTCCTTCTAACTATTGGCCTGTTGGCCTCTATTTCCACCCAAGCCCAAGACACCTGCCAACACCAAACCTATCCTCAAGTCAATTCCCTGCTCATCCAGCAGTTCCAAGCCGCCCGATGCCTAGAAACCGTTTCTTGGCAAGTCGACTCTACGCAAGTTGATAGCGTCAATATTGCTCTGGGTAAATCGCGCTATGCACAGACTAGGGTTCCCTTCTTGCTGCTATTCTCAACTTCCCCAGACTGGGAGCAAGAACAGCCTCTATTTCTGATTTCTAAGGGGCATTTTAAAGCACACCGGCTTTCTATTCCCTTGGATTGGCCAGGCTACTACTTCTTTGCGGTACTAGATCACCAGCAACCAGCACTGATTACTGTGGATAATTCCGACTCCATTCCCTTGATAATGTACCGCCAAAGCTATGCATTACATTACTAAGGTAGTCCTTATACGGTTTGAAAGATCAACATGCCTTTCTTGCAGCAGTGCTCCACACGGGTCTCGCCAACGGTTGGCCAAAAGGCGCTTTCTCCTTCCTCATTGCTACAAGTTTTTCGCTAACACGTCCTGGATAGTTGGCCCCCGGGCGTACTGCGTATTTCCTCCTCTCCCCCATTTACTTTTGTCCAATCTTTTGCCCTGGAGTGTCATACTCCAGGGTCCCACCCATTATTCCATCATATTTCTCGTGCTCTTCCACTTACTTATTCCTACTTACCCTCTTCCCTCAACTTCCTGGCAATTTCTGCTAAGTTAAGCGATGCAAATTTCCTTACGGCAAAATGAACGGTGGTGCTAAGTTTCAAGAAACCTTCCCGTGCCATTTCCCACTCCCCATGCGAAAAACAAACCTACCTTACTTGATCCTTAGATCAGTATTAGCAATAATATTGATATTCTCATCTTAGATAGGTTATATGTTGTAAAAAAATAGTTTGGGTAACCATAGCTTATTGTGAAGGATTAGAGGCCCAAAAACCGAGCGCATTAACCCCAATCGCCTGCCCCTTTATCAACTAGCAAATCAAAAACAGTAGTAGCATAATTTAGGCGTGAAGCTTATTGTTTCTCATAGTGTAGCACAGTAGTCCCATGCGCATTCACCCCCGTAATCGTCAAGACACTGTCGGTAATAGAATATTCGACATCTTGCAGCCCGAGGCCAACCACGCCAAACCTGCTGAAGTTATTGGTATTATTAGTCCAAGAAATACTGGTGAAGCCGTATCCATACTTAAGAATATTGCCAGCGATTTCATAGGCTCCGGTTACGTAACCACTGTCACTTCCTTGTGTCATGCTACACTTAGAATCACCCGTCCAATTACCGCCGCTAACATCCTCATCCCCAAAAGTTCGGTATCCAGACAAGTCAGCAATAGCTGTACCTTGGAAAGTACCGCTGACCAAGTTCCAAGTACCCAGCAAGGGATTGGAAGGAGGAATGATCTCTATAGACTTAGAAGTAGAATGGGTCTTCCCCTCAGCCATTACGGTTAGTTTCACAGTGTAAGTACCTACTTCCGTAAAAGCGTGAGTCGGTTCTGCTTCAGTAGAAGAATTCCCATCCCCAAAGTCCCATTCATAGCTGGTGGCATTTTCCGAAAGATTGGTAAAAGAAACCGTCTCCCCTACCTCAGCCGTTGATTTATCCATCATAAAGTCAGCCTGGGGCGGAATGGCCATCACATCGATCATCTTTGAAGTCGAGTTGGTACCTCCTTCCCCTGTGGCCGTTAAAGAAACCGTAAAAGTGCCAATAGCCGCGTAGGTATGAGAAGGAGACTTTAAGGTTGATTTGTTCCCATCCCCAAAATCCCAACTGTAGGAAGTCGCATGTTGAGAAGTATTAGAAAAAACAATGTTCTCATTAACTTCTGGTGTAAGCTTACTGATATCAAAAGAAGCAATGGGCTCTTGAATAGATGGAGTCATCATATCATCATCCGGGCCACAGCTAAATACCAGTAAGAAGGAGATGGCAATCAGATAAAACTTCAGATTTTTCATTATTAAAACTTTTATAAGATGAAAAAATGAGCTGTCGAATTTGAAAAAGGTGCATAGGGATACCAGGTCTTTCAAAGCACCATGAAAGACAGGCGTCAGCAGGCTGTGATGCTGCCGAGAAAATGCAGCATGATTAGCGGCCGCTAGCTAAGTAGGGTTACTCTTTGGAAAACTTCCCATATAGATGCAAGCCTCCCCCCATCACCCGAAATAGATAGATTCCAGGGGGAAGAGAAGATAAAGTGACCTCAAAGCGATTATTGCCTTCGTAAACATGTTGTCGCATAGAGCTTATTCGCTGCCCTGAAGCACTAAAGACCCATACATCAGCCTTCACAGACTTATGGCTAACAAATTCAATAAACAGGGCCTCCTTTGCCGGGTTGGGAAATACCCTCAAATCGTATCTGGATATTAGATCTTGGACATCTGTCATCAGGGTAGTCTCAAAACGCCAGATCTCTGACCAATCGCTGTCTCCAGTCGAATTGACCGCTTTGACTCTCCAGTAGTAAGTAGTCTGATAATCTGGCAGAAGAAAATCAACCATCAGGTCTAGCAAGTCACTTTCATCCCTTTCCAAATCCGTAAAAGCACTATCTCTAGCCACTTGAATAGCATAACTCTCCGCTCCAGCAGCAGCAGACCAGCTGAAGCTGGTGGCCAGTGGCAAGTCAACAGCACCATCAGCCGGAGAAATAAGGGTAGGTGAACTAGGAGGAGTAATTTGTGTGGAAAAACGCCAGATCTCCGACCAGTCGCTGTCACCAGTCGAATTGACCGCCTTGACTCTCCAGTAGTAAGTAGTCTGATAATCTGACAGAAGAAAATCAACCATCAAGTCTAGCAAGTCACTTTCATCCCTTTCCAGATCCGTAAAAGCGCTATCCCTTGCCACTTGAATAGCATAACTCTCCGCTCCAGTAGCAGCAGACCAACTAAAGCGGGTGGCCAGTGGTAAGTCAACACCACCATCAGCCGGAGAAATGAGGGTAGGTGAACTAGGAGGAGCAATTTGCGTAGAAAAACGCCAGGTAGCCGACCAACAATTTGCCTCTCCATTCTCTTGCGTAGACCGTACGCGCCAATAATAGGAAGTCCCATACTCCAATTCAAGCTGACTACTTGTATCAGTCACTGTAGTAAGATGCACTACCTCTAGAAAAAGAGAATCCAGGCCAACTTCGATTTCATAGGCATCAGCTAGCATGGTTGGTCTCCAGACAAAAGCCGTAGCGGTGGACAGATCTTGAGTTTGGTCAGCAGGAAAAGTCAAGCTGGGAAAGGGACAGAGAAACTGACGGCTATTTTGGTTGTTTTGCCCACGTTTTGACCATACATTTTCCAAGAGCCCTGGGCTTTCCGTAGAAATGGCATGCAAAGCGCCATCCTCATACCCGATAAATAAAAGTCCTTGTGGCCCCATAGCTGGAGCATCGGTAAAGGAGGAGGCATTGAGTTGAAAGTCATCGGGTACAAGTGAATAAACCCATAGTATTTCACCAGCCGGACTAATAGCAAATACCAATCCAGCCTTTGAATAACAATAGATCGTACCATCAGCCCCAATCAATG includes:
- a CDS encoding PKD domain-containing protein, yielding MKNLKFYLIAISFLLVFSCGPDDDMMTPSIQEPIASFDISKLTPEVNENIVFSNTSQHATSYSWDFGDGNKSTLKSPSHTYAAIGTFTVSLTATGEGGTNSTSKMIDVMAIPPQADFMMDKSTAEVGETVSFTNLSENATSYEWDFGDGNSSTEAEPTHAFTEVGTYTVKLTVMAEGKTHSTSKSIEIIPPSNPLLGTWNLVSGTFQGTAIADLSGYRTFGDEDVSGGNWTGDSKCSMTQGSDSGYVTGAYEIAGNILKYGYGFTSISWTNNTNNFSRFGVVGLGLQDVEYSITDSVLTITGVNAHGTTVLHYEKQ